A stretch of DNA from Pseudonocardia hierapolitana:
CGAGGCGGCGCTGACCACCTATCTGCGCAGCCGCACGGCCGATGCCGGCACGATCGACCCGGTGTTCGGGGAAGCCACCGAGGCGCTCGCCGACTTCGTCCTGCGCGGTGGCAAGCGGATCCGCCCCACGTTCGCGTGGTGGGGTTGGCGCGGAGCGGGAGGGCCGGTCGAGGCGCCCGAGGCGCTGGCCGTGCTGCGCGCCATCAGCGCGCTGGAGCTCATCCAGGCCAGCGCGCTCATCCACGACGATCTGATGGACGCCTCGGCCACCCGGCGCGGCCGGCCCACGGTGCACGTCGAGTTCGCCCGCAAGCACGCCGCGGCGCGCTGGCGCGGTCAGCCGGCCCGGTTCGGCGCGGCCGCCGCGATCCTCCTGGGCGATCTGGCCCTCGCGTGGGCCGACGACATGCTGCACGCCGCCGGCCTCTCGCCGGCCGCCCTGCGCCGCGCGGCGCCTGCGTGGCGGGCGATGCGCACCGAGGTGCTCGGCGGGCAGTACCTCGACGTGCTGCACCAGTCCACCGGCGACACGTCCGTGCGGGCCGCCCTGCAGATCGACCGCTACAAGACCGCCGCCTACACCGTCGAGCGGCCGCTGCACCTCGGGGCGGCGATCGCCGACGCCCCGCCCGAGCTGGTGAACGCCTACCGCCGGTTCGGCGCCGACATCGGCGTCGCGTTCCAGCTGCGCGACGACCTGCTCGGGGTGTTCGGCGATCCGGAGGTCACGGGCAAGCCTGCCGGCGACGACCTGCGCGAGGGCAAGCGCACGCTGCTGGTGGCCCTCGCGGTCGAGCGGGCGGAGCAGCGGGGGCTGCCCGACGCGCGTCAGGCCGTCCTGGACGCCGTCGGCGACCCCGGGCTGGACGACGCCGGCGTCGAGCGGGTGCGCGGGCTGCTCACCGAGCTCGGCGCCGTGCAGGCCGTCGAGCAGCGCATCGCCGCGCTCACCGGCTCGGCGCTCGACGCGCTGTCGGCGGCGGACGTCGCCGAGCCCGCCGCGTCACAGCTGGCCGAGCTGGCGGTCACCGCCACGCGGAGACGCAGTTGACCCGGACTCCGAGTTGAGCCACCGCGTCCCCGGACGCACCGACCACGTCGTGGTCGTCGGCGCCGGGCTCGCGGGGCTCTCGGCCGCGCTGCACCTGCTCGGTGCGGGCCGGCGCGTCACCGTGCTGGAACGTTCCGAGCACCCCGGCGGCCGGGCCGGGCAGCTCGACCTGCGCTCACCGCACGGCACCTACCGCGTCGACCCGGGCCCCACCGTGCTCACCATGCCCGAGCTGCTCGACGAGGCCCTCTCCGCGGTCGGGGAGAAGCTCGACGAGCGGCTCGACCTCGTGCCGCTCGACCCCGCCTACCGCGCCCGCTTCGCCGACGGTTCCACGATCGACGTGCACGCCGACGCCGAGGCGATGACCGAGGAGGTGCGCGCGACCTGCGGCCCTGCGGCCGCCGCCGGGTACGAGCGCCTGCGCTCGTGGCTCACCCGGCTCTACGAGGTGGAGATCGACCGGTTCATCTGCGCCAACCACGACTCGCCGCTGGGCCTGGTCGGCCCCGACCTCGCCCGGCTCGCCGCGCTCGGCGGCTTCGGCCGGCTCGGCCCGCGCGTGGCCCGGATGCTGCCCGACGAGCGGCTGGCGCGGATCTTCACCTTCCAGTCGCTGTACGCAGGAGTGCCACCGAATCGGGCGCTCGGCGCGTACGGCGTGATCGCCTACATGGACACGATCGCAGGCGTGTTCTTCCCGCGCGGCGGGATGCGGCAGGTCGCGCAGGTCCTGGCCGACGCCGCCGTCGCCGCGGGCGCAATGATCCACTACGGCCGCACGGCCACCGGGCTGGAACGGCGCGGCGGGCGGGTCGCCGCGGTCCGGCACAGCGTCACCGGGGGCGGCCGCGACGGGGGCGGCGAGCGCCTGCCGTGCGACGCGGTGGTGCTCACCCCCGACCTGCCGGTCGTGCACGACCTGATCGGGCGAGCGCCGCGCAGGCCGGTGCCGCTGCACTGGTCGCCCAGCGCGGTCGTGCTGCACGCCGGGCTGCGCACCCCCCGCCCGGACCTCGCGCACCACACGATCTCGTTCGGCGCGGCGTGGCGCAGGACGTTCCGGGAGATCATCGACGATGGCCGGCTGATGAGCGACCCGTCACTCCTGGTCACGCGGCCGACCGCCACCGACCCCGAACTCGCGCCCACCGGATCGGAGCTGGTCTACGTGCTGGCACCGTGCCCGAACCTCGAGCGCGGCCGCATCGACTGGGCCCGCGTCGGCCCGGCCTACCGGGACGAGCTGCTCGCCGTCCTCGCGGACCGCGGGATCGAGCTCCGAGAAGATCTCGACGTCACCCACATGGTGACTCCTGCTGAATGGGCCGCGGTCGGGTACGGCGCGGGCACCCCCTTCTCGGCCGCCCACACGCTCGCGCAGACCGGACCGTTCCGGCCGCGCAACCTCGTCCGCGGGCTGGAGAACGCCGTCCTCGCGGGCTGCGGCACCACCCCGGGCGTCGGCATCCCGCCCGTCCTGATCTCCGGTCGGCTCGCCGCACAGCGCATCACGGGCGCCGTCCACCGGCGCTCCTCGCGGGCGCGCAGGGTACCCACAGGGGGCTGACAGGGGTCGTGCGAGCATGGATCGCGTCATGAAGCCACCATCACCGGTCGACGGGTCGACGCTCCCCGACACGGCAGCGGAACGCGCAGCCGCGCCCGACGGCGCGCCCGACATCCTCGACGTGCCGCCCCCCGTCGAAGCCCGTCCTGCCGTACGGCGATCGTGGCGTGACCGGTTCGGCCGCCCGGCCCGCCGGCCGCTGCTCCTGGGCCTCACCGCCTCGCTGATGCTGCTCATCGGCGGTTTCGGCGCAGGCGGCGTGCTCATCCACGACCCGCTGCTGACGAACTCGCCGCTCGGCTTCTGGCGTTACGGGCACGGCCGCGACCTGGCGAGCATCCTCATGTACGGCGGCGTCGGCCTGATGGTGTGGGCCTGGATCCAGCTGGGCCGCGAGGTGCTCGCCCACCGGGCGCGCGGCCGCGCGGTGCTCATCACGGCCGCCGTCTGGATGGCGCCGATGCTGTTCGCCCCGCCGCTGTTCACCCGCGACATCTTCAGCTACCTCGCCCAGGGCGGCCTGCCGC
This window harbors:
- the crtI gene encoding phytoene desaturase family protein, producing MSHRVPGRTDHVVVVGAGLAGLSAALHLLGAGRRVTVLERSEHPGGRAGQLDLRSPHGTYRVDPGPTVLTMPELLDEALSAVGEKLDERLDLVPLDPAYRARFADGSTIDVHADAEAMTEEVRATCGPAAAAGYERLRSWLTRLYEVEIDRFICANHDSPLGLVGPDLARLAALGGFGRLGPRVARMLPDERLARIFTFQSLYAGVPPNRALGAYGVIAYMDTIAGVFFPRGGMRQVAQVLADAAVAAGAMIHYGRTATGLERRGGRVAAVRHSVTGGGRDGGGERLPCDAVVLTPDLPVVHDLIGRAPRRPVPLHWSPSAVVLHAGLRTPRPDLAHHTISFGAAWRRTFREIIDDGRLMSDPSLLVTRPTATDPELAPTGSELVYVLAPCPNLERGRIDWARVGPAYRDELLAVLADRGIELREDLDVTHMVTPAEWAAVGYGAGTPFSAAHTLAQTGPFRPRNLVRGLENAVLAGCGTTPGVGIPPVLISGRLAAQRITGAVHRRSSRARRVPTGG
- a CDS encoding polyprenyl synthetase family protein, producing the protein EAALTTYLRSRTADAGTIDPVFGEATEALADFVLRGGKRIRPTFAWWGWRGAGGPVEAPEALAVLRAISALELIQASALIHDDLMDASATRRGRPTVHVEFARKHAAARWRGQPARFGAAAAILLGDLALAWADDMLHAAGLSPAALRRAAPAWRAMRTEVLGGQYLDVLHQSTGDTSVRAALQIDRYKTAAYTVERPLHLGAAIADAPPELVNAYRRFGADIGVAFQLRDDLLGVFGDPEVTGKPAGDDLREGKRTLLVALAVERAEQRGLPDARQAVLDAVGDPGLDDAGVERVRGLLTELGAVQAVEQRIAALTGSALDALSAADVAEPAASQLAELAVTATRRRS